CAGAACTACAGATAAAGATGGGGTTAGGACCCGGGACGGAATCACATGCACACCATACACATATAATAGGAAGCCACACCTAAAGCTCGAGGTGCACTGATGGGCCATTTGGGAGTAATACTATACATCCCAATCTGGACTCTGACCTGGATCTTACCTGCCCCTCTTAATTTAGTACCTATACTTCTGTTGTTTGGGTTTGACACAAACTTAGCAACTGGGTGTCTTCATTTGATTTGAAAGCTTTTAAAAAATATTGGAGTACATTGGAATTTGTGTTTTGTTCGTTTGCTCTGTCCATCCTCTTATGATCACAAGCTCATTGTAATGCAAAATTGTGGtttgaaaactatgaaatatctcCAAGAGGCATACAACGACTGAAAGCGGAATGTGGTTGCTTCAAACTATAATTTCTAGCATCAGAAATATTCCAGTGGAAGACACTCCGCATGCTTCAGAGGTGAATAAGAACCATGATACTATGGTGACAAAGTCCTGTAGGTAAGTTAAGGGCGAATCATTGCCCTAATAAATTGTCAAGAtatttctctattataatacctCGCTCGAAGACGGTTCAATCCAAAGGACTCCGGATAGGGCTTCGGACTGAATTTGTACACTAAACCAGAGCATGCAGATCTGGtgtataaaaatgtaaaaaattatgAACAATATTCCATTTGAGACTAGTGAACAGCTTTGTACGGAGTTCACTTGTCTCACTTAACAGGAGCCAACAGTACTTCTTCGAAAAAATATTCAAATACTCAGTTATAAAGGACATTTTTGATTTTGATATAAATCACGAAGAGACCCAAGCAGGAAGACAAGACATAGGTGTCCCTTCTCGAGATGATCTGCTTTTGATGGCAAAAAGATCCGTCTTTGGAGCAGCAGTGAAGTTGAAGCGGAAAGTCAAGTTGTTCCATTAGAATGAAACATGGGGATTGAAGAACCAAACCTAACGGCAAAAGTAGACTCAACTTTGCATGGGAAAAGTAAAGGGATTAATTTGATCCTTTAAAGACAAGCATAGACATAGTCCTCTGTTGCTCAATTGGTAGAGCCtggcgcttgcaatgccaggatagaTGGTTCGGTTCCTGGGACGACCCATACGTAAGAAATGTATGCAAGCATGACGAAGTTGCATTTTTCCTTCTTCCAAATGACATAATATTAGACCATTTTCCCTTCTACCAACTCTCTCTACATTCCAATATTCCCACAAGTTGTCATGACGACTCAAACCCAGCAATATCCATCAGTATTTTACAGCACCTAAACAGGGGACATCTCCAAGCGTCATGAATACGGCACAGGGTAAAAATGAAGGGATTCGGTAAGTTCCAAAGTCAACACCTTTCCAAGAAGAATATAACCACAATTTTGCCTCTCGTGGCTTCTGTTCAACCATGACGCAACATGAAAAAGTATATTGTTGGCACACTCCCATCTTAAAGATGTTACTGGGAGCAAGAGGAATCAAGAGATAGCAGAAATAAACTAAAACAGTTCCAGTGTGCACATATTTGTTACACATCAAGAGGTTTTAGATACTTCATGGTGATTTGTTCGTTCATTCTTGTTGGCGTGGTGCCATGTTCATCAACTATATTCACTAAAACAAGAGTTTTAtggaacatactgtatcataaatCAGGTGCACCAGAAGGTGGTGGTACACCAAAGGTGAAAGCAAAGATGAACTTTATTTAAGTCCATACCTTGTTGGTTATTTGTACAAGCAGAATGAAGCCATCTGGAAAGAGGAGAAATATCATACGAGACCACGAGTGAACAATAGCTGCTTTCTGGAAGCTCTTGAACACAAAACACAGTACCTTGGTTCTGGAAAGAAGAGGTTAATAACAGAGGACGTCTATGTGCAATTTCATGGTAAAGGAATCATGCTGAGACGTATTTTTCAATTGTATACCAAACAAATACCATTGATTtctatggtttgttaaactttgaactCTATGGAtgatgcacaaggactacttaacaatttccacagaaaATTTTACAACACATTTGcaggaagaactgtgcagataaCAGAATATaactgagggagattttaccTTAACTCTGCAAAAATAATTATCCAGTCATTTGTTTTACTGTGTAAATTGTTCAAGTAATCAGtatgcatagagttgtatggtttgttaaactttgaaatcaatggttgTGTTGGCATACATTTTTAaagtgaaaaaataaataatcacAAGTCTGTAAATCCATCACCATGGAATTGCCCCATTCAGCACATCCTCCTGCTTGAAATTGATAACTATTTTTAAACTTACCGTTGTGATTGATTTTGTGAACAGGAATTTTACTCATGATTTGTCTTGACCTTATTACTCTATTAGCTATAAGATGGTAACAGATCGTTGTGACTTGAGTAGTTAAAATATGACTGCAACTTTGCTTCTTACCCTCACGTGTAGTACTGTCGTCCGGTGGATCTTATACAGGGTTTCACCCCTAATGGATCTGGTACAGATCTGAAAAACAGAAGATTCTTCATGATGTGCTGGTGGAAAAAAACGGCTAGCCTAGCCTAGTAACGTCGTGAGCTTGTTACAAACATATTTTTGTTTAGCTTATTGTGCCTAGGCTACACTCAACCTTACTTACAGCACAATCAATGTAGTCCTCGGCATTAGAATCCTCGTATGTCGTTTCTAAACCTTCCATTGTTGCCCCGGAAATTTGAAATGTAGCCACTTACCTAGCTAGCTGAACCGACCTAAAGATACCCTGTTGTCAGTAAACGAACGTTAGCTGATGGGTGAATAACCAGCTAATGCTAATTTAGCGGGAACAAGGTTAAAAGACAACCGTATTTCACACAGTATAAATATAAGACAGTTTTTGCAAACTATGCTAGTTATTTTTCGATCAAATAAAAGAGAAAAATGGCTTGCTGGCTTTTAGAAACCCACTTCCTGTTTAATCTGGTTGACCAACATAATTCCCCATGTTGCTGGTCTAAATGCTATACCGCCACCTGCTGGACTGGTGCAAACATCGCTTTACAATGTGACATTGAAAGTACTGTATTTTTAGAGGTCATGTGTCACTGCAAGTACACATGCACATTTTAAAACTACAGGTAATAATCACCCCAAAATAAATAATTCTGGATTGATGCAGACAAACATGACAACAAGTATTGATAGATTATCCTCTGTTTTGCTGTTTATTTGGTTCTGAGAACTGAACGCGTTACAACAATGTGTTTCAATGAACACTTTCAAATCAGTCAAGTAAGTTATAAGGTATGGTTTTGCAAACAGTGGGCCCCTTCAAGTTCTTTAAAGAGCATAGCTGTCATAGGCGGCTGAACAACATTCACTAGAGGTTAAAGCCAAGGGGCAGTAAATAATACAGTAAACAAGCACACAACACTGATGTCTCAACTCACTTGTTCCAAAATGGGAAAGGCTTCAACTATTATGGAGACCTTCAACTTCTATAAAGCTGCATCTGCAATGAGACTCAAGGATTTTTTTGGAATGACTAGCAGGTTTTGGAGAGCCCATAACGACCATACAAGATAAAACCAATTGGTTCCTGGTATTTACATGCAACTTTGTCTATgtggtaaaaataaataaattggttATCCGCTTCAAGAACAATGTTTACAATGAACAATGCATGTTTCTGTTTTCTCAAAAGCTTTTCTCAAAACAAGTGAAACATATTCAAACCTGTTACTTTTAACAGTAACCTAACATTTCCCAACTATTTAATTTTGCAATTAAATCTGGGCAAGAGAACTTCTCTGAACATGCTTAACTATTTTAAGGCCATTGATATAGAACTTAAACAGAAACAATCCCTGCTATTAGTGAAGCACCCAAGAGCAAGATCTAAAACCCATGAGCTGTGTCCGCATAATGGGAATACTTTAGAACAGTTATAAAACAACACAAAGATAATCATTTGTAATAAAATACTGCAGCTGATTATAATGATACCATACAGAGGGGATGTATTCATTGGGACTACTTCAGTATACAATTTCTGGTGCTATCTAAATTCACTATACCTGTCGATACAAAAATAATATCACAACAATATCTTCCTGACCATTTTCGGGAGGTTGGGGTTAGgtagagaggggaaaacagaaaAGGAATATCATGGGAAGACTGTCGGTAAAAGCCAAGAGGGAATCACTGTATCCATGTATTCAGAGGAAGAACAGAATAGGGGAAGAAAGAGAGTTCATTATGTATGGAAAACCTGGGTCATGCTTTTCAATAAATAGCAATAGATGTGAAAGCATAGGATATATCAattctatatatattatatatcagaCAAATGATCTATCGTTGTGAAAAGATGAGAGATTATTGGCAAATAGGAGGGAGGGTTACATGATGACTGGTAAGAGAGGCATGGACAGTGTCGGTCAGGGAGCAATGATAAACATGACTACATGGGGAAAGATAGGAGAGAGCCTAGGTCAAACAGTAAGTAGTGCAATGAAGTCCAGATGTTAAACGATATGGTGAGAGATGTCAATCAGAGGGTGGGTGGTCAGTCATGGGTGAAAAGCACAGGTGAACTGTCAGGCTGTGGGGTCATAAAGTTCGACACCAGATGAGGGCAGGTGCAAATGTCCACTGGTCACACTGGGAAGCAGAGAGAGGTCTGGTAGATTGTTGAGACGAGTACGCAGCTCCTTCCGTACCTGGGTCACCCGTGCCAGCTTGCGCTTGTACTCCTGAAACAAGAGTAGGTATGAAGAGTGATGTGATATGTTTTGTAAAACATACTTCGAGTGGGATAAACTGTTCAATTATTAGACACAACCTTTTAGCACAATGGTTAGGGAAAGGGAGGGTTTACAAAGTAATTTGGGCACATCAGAGTAAACTGATGACATTCAATCATTTTGGTTTGATTGTGAAGTCCTATTTACTTTAAGTGGCAAACAGAACATATTAAAGTATAGATAAGTGAGTGAAAACTGTGCTGTGCATTCTTTCTCCATGGTTTTATATTACTAGTTTGTGTTAGGAATTGTTTCTTGAACTGAAAACCACCCCCCTACATCAACCTCTCACATCAGGATCACAGCTTTTATGGCAAAGGAAATATTTCTGAAATAACCTTCCTATAGCCATTCTGGCATTCGTTGTGAGCTATGAAATCCTTCCATTAAATTTGAAGTGACAGAAACTAGTGTTTGATCCAGTCATGTATTTACTACAGCGAAAAACCAAGGTGTTTCTCCTTACTGACTATTTTTAAGTCAGTTTAACTCAAACTATTCAAATATATGCAAATTGAGCATTAAATCAGTCAAATTAGTGTGGGATAAATTCATCCTAGGCAAGTCAAGGATATGTTAAGGCCTGTAACAAAGGCCCAGTTTGAAAACAACCCCTTAACTGAAGTGTATGACTCCCCTGCACAACTGGGTAAAAACTAGGTCAACCCCTATCCTCAGAGTGGAAGAGTAAAACTACCCACAAACAATGACTGTTTATACAGgcaagcccaattctgatatttttcaaTTATTGGTCttctgaccaatcagatcagctctgaaagaGCTCTGATTGGTCTAAAAACCAATTAGAGGAAAATAACAGAATTTGACTGCCAGTGTAAACAGCCATGGTAAGTCAGAAAATAGCCATAGACAATAGTCCTGACACAAAGAGGCATGTTTAGAGAAAGGTGGTAGGCAACTCAAGTCCTGGGGAGCTGCAGCATTCAGCTTTTTATTCCAGGCCGGCTCTTAACACCCGATTAAAGAAAATTGTCTAGGGGTGACCCAGTATTAGTGattgtgtgttagtgctgggctgcaACAAAAGCCTACACCTACTACAGCCTTCTAGGGCAAGTGGCCCATACCTGGTTTAGGGGCTTGACAATTCAAATTGAGAAAACCAAAGGCTAGTATAAATGGTCAATGAACACAATATACACCTGCTGAACATGCCCATTTCAGACACTTTCACTACCCCAGTATGAGTAAGAGTGTTATAACCTAACACTAACCACAACTAAATATACTTAAAATAAATATTTGAGCCCGTCTGTCATTACTTTGTGCATGGAGTAGAACTTTTAAACGGCATTCAATCCAATTTCTCTGGTCTACTTTGTTGAAGCTATGACCTCAATGGCTATTTCCAATGTAAAGTATTTGGTTTGGATATACAAAAATGTCATGTGTATGCGATAACATAACAGGTGAAGTTGAGCGTTATGCTTAAGAGTTGAATTTATTATTTAATACCATAAGTCAAGAGGTCTATCAAATAGGACTGGAGTCATTcaacccaccaccaccaataTGCACACAAGTAAAGGCAAATAACAGCACTCAGATTCATTTTtattctctttttttttctttattaCAAGAGATTTGTTGAACTGCAGATACATTGACCAGAATACTTGATCTTGCCGACTTCCTGTGGGTAAAGGCTGGACAGTTATGCATTCAGCAATTGCAAAAACACACATTTTACCTCCACTGTGTATTAGAATCCAATGGCAATAGATTGTAGTTCTGCAAGTAATGGGGTGAGAGATGTCATCTTCGCTAAAGCATGGTGGGCCTGTACTAATCATGTGAATGACAGCACTGGAAAGTGGAGGCATAACGACTTGAATCGTAACTTAAGGTAAACATCTAACTCAAACTGTTGTGCAAATCTCCCACTGACATCAATTCAGGATTAGAATGACCGTTCCAGTTAAGCGTGCATCTCAAGTTTGGACATGGCCAAATAAAAATATTTCTCCCATCAAAGTTTTACTCCGTAAGGGACAGATCATTATACTTCAGAAGTGTTGCTTGTGGCAAAATGTGAGTAGTCCACAGTCTATTCAATTGGAGACATTCAAAAGGCTGAGGGGATACAGGACACAAACTGAGGAAAAAGCCTGCTACAAAAACAGAacgtgagagagacagaatgaagcTGGAGAATGACAAGAGTAGTGAAAAAATAAAGGTGATGATTTACGCACTTCTAGTTTCTGCTCGTTCTGGGCCAGGCCATCCCTCTGGCTGTGTAGAAACAGGGTGAGCATGCGTGTGAGCTGCCGCCGGTCATCGACCTCTGCCGCTAAACGTCCGCTGTTGTCTGCCAGCAACAAGCAAGCCTCCTCCACCAGCCTGGACAGGCGCTCGCCCTGCTCTTTAtctgagacagggaggagagaacgCTTTCACTTCAGCTGAATGGGTTAATTGCGACAAGTGAGTGTCTCCAATGATGACAAACGATATCAAGCACTGACAGGGTGGTTGTAATGAGCATTTAGGTAAATCGGGTGAGGACTTAAGAGCCTTGTTAAATCTCCAACCAAACAGCCCTTTGTCATTTGTGGCAAAGAACTTAACGTTTTTCCTAATTTTgctacattacagctttattctaaaagtGGATTAAATATTTTCTTCCCCTTATCTACACACCTTAATGACTacgtgaaaacaggtttagaaatgaaTTACAAATAAAACTTAAATAtcttaattacataagtattgagacatttgctatgagactcaatttacctcaggtgcatcttgtttccattgtatctttatttaactaggaaagtcagttaagaacaaattattattttcaatgacggcctaggaacagtgttcaggggcagaaagacagatttgtacctagtCAGCCCGGGGATTCGatattgcaacctttcggttagtaatccaacgctctaaccactaggctacctgccgccccattgatcatccttgagatgtttctacagcttgattggagttagggttgcacattttggggaatatccAGAGGTGGTAACTTTCCATGGCAAAGTATgggaattaatattaataccatttaaaaatgatgattttttttgcattggatatatttaccatatatgGAGACAAACATTTTACCTGAAGGGGACagttgcaaatgattaaatccttccaatagagaaaaaaaaaagttgttacaaattgaactttaattaaatgagtagactcttcacatgggatgatttccctgaataaaatacaattttgaaTGATCCATCGCAACTCCAAAGTATTTttaacatctgtaaaatgatagtttAGAAAcaaaagctttggttgtcttccatGTCTTCGCCCTggacctcaatgtccacctcttcaACATCAGACTGAGGCCTCATGTCCCTTTCCAACCTTGAGGGTGGCTCATTGTCaagctcaaaaagcctcaaatttgcctggATGGCCACcgatttttcaacccttgtactggtcagcctgttgcgtgctttggtgtgttcccaaacaaggaccagttgcgctctgaggcggctgatgttggtgggattcaGAGTATGATAAgtggcaacaggggaaagagcctcagatccacaaagtcctttccaccaggtggctgatgagatatgtttgcacgactgccatattgcatctccatcccacaGCCCTTGCTTGGAaatgtacttcgccagactgccaagaaccttggcCTGTGGCGAGacatggtagtgatgacaccataggcatTGTTGATCTCTGCAACAGACAGGAGGATGCTCGTGCCAGCACACTTAGGGTCCAACACAAACACTGTGGCATGTAtaggcttcaggcagaagtcttcacacttttttaaatgtatttcagaactgcagttctCTGCTTGGACCAACattgaagtgggcagggcagttcAGATTTCTCTTACATCTGTAAGCAGAGTCTGAAAATCAGACaggatgagagaaaaaaaatcttccaatacacattgcctgtgagcagaggtgagttgcatacacagctttagcaagacattcatcagcatttctctgactacgtacCTCTTGAGTTAAACAAAAACAACtttgattccaggaggaccataaGCTGTTGCTATTGATAaagtgtctgattcatcattttcacctcgaatagaagtaaaGGGACTTTTtccagaggttgcttgttgtgagcgctgagggaactttatgcacttggccagatgattctgcgtctttgttgcattcttcacagtatttgcaaatgttcATAGCTTTTCCtcctacattagctgcagtgaaatgtctcgaCACATCAGATCGTGCcagtggcattttcctgtaaagataaGGGGGGAGAatgagaaaaaaacaaaaacaattccatgtacagatataTAGTTaggcagttagattaaacaactcctttgtaagatggATGTTCCaaattaaacatgtatggaaacaggtgaattaacactcagttagcaggctcacgcaagctaaaacccacaagGTAGCAAAAACTAACCAGCAGAAaatatttaaacacactttgctataggctactatttacattttttttttttttttttttaatctagtcttaaaatatattcacctctcccagtattgtaatcaaaacttaccagaaagcaggTAGTCCTTGGCACAGAgtgtagtgtgggctcaatagcatctcattagtgtgcaagatcttgagaatcagctgtacatgatGGAAGAgagcactgtgcatgcagagggttgcaattccattgaattggggatagtttaactaAAATAAGCCACAACTAGAATTGCCTTGTGTATCCCACTTCTGATTAATTAAAACAAAATTCCCTAAACTTCAAGGAAAGCTTCCGGAAATTTAACAGCGTTTCCGACAATTTGCAACCcaaattggagtccacctgtagtaaattaaattgattggacatgatttggcaaggcacacctgtctatataaaggtcccccAATTGACAGTTCATgccagagaaaaaaccaagccatgaggtagaaggaattgtccgtagagtgccgagacaggattgtgtcagggcacagatctggggaagggtaccaaaaaaatgtattcagCATATAAGGTCCAAGAACAGTGGCCCCCATTCTTAAAttgaagtttagaaccaccaagaatcttcctagagctggcctcccagccaaaatgagcaatcgggggagaagggccttggttagggaggtgaccaaaaaccagaCGTTCACTGACAGAGGTCCAGAGTTCATCTGGTGATGGGAGAAAcatccagaaagacaaccatctctgcagtactccacccaTCAAGCATATTTGGtatagtggccagacagaagccactcttcactaaaaaaaggcacatgacagcccacttggagtttgccaaaaggtacctaaaggactctcagaccatgagaaacaagattctctggtctgatgaaaccaagattgaactctttggcctgtatgccaagcgtcacatctggaagaaacctggcaccatccccacggtgaagcatggtggcagcatcatgctatggggatgtttttcatcggcagggactgggagactagtcaggatcgagggaaagatgaacggagcaaagttgagatccttgatgaagtcctgagtgctctggagcaggttcaccttccaacaggacaacaaccctaagcaaaGACAATGCAGCATTGGCTtcgggacacgtctctgaatgtccgagTGGCACAGtcaaagcccggacttgaacccgatcgaacatctctggagagacctgaaaagagATGTGCagaaacgctccccatccaacctgagctTGAGAGTTTCtacagaggagaatgggagaaactcccaaaatacaggtgtgacaagcttgtagcagtaaccggaaggttgcaagttcaaacccccgagctgacaaggtacaaatctgtcattctgcccatgaacaggcagttaacccactgttcctaggctgtcattgaaaataagaatttgttcttaaatgactaaataaatgaaggtaaaaataaaatcatactcaagactgtaatcgctgtcaaaggtgcttcaacaaagtactgagtaaagggtctgaatactaatgggATATTTATAAAAcatccaaaaacctgtttttgcattgtcacgATGAGAGATTGATGGGGGGGAACAATTtagtcaattttagaatacggctgtaatgtgacaaaatgtggaaaaagtcaaggggcctaaatactttccaaatgtactgtatgtgattgAGAACCTTGCTAATTGTAGGGCCAACTAATATATTGTTTAACTGTTGAACTGACTAAGTATGGTTTATGTGTAGCATGGCGTCTGTCGTAGATTTCAGAAGACACTAACACGTTCCCCGAAACATCAAAAACAACTAGGGCACTTGCAGGGGTCAGCACAGCAGTAGTGCAACGGCCAAGCCACACTCTGGAGTAGAACCACACCCCCAGTGGCACTAGGGAGCATTCCGCAGGGCTGACTGTAGCTGGTGCAAGAGTGTGGGATAGAAGTGTATGCCAGGGCCCACCTGTGATCCTGTGCAGTAGTGACGTGTCCAGCACCtcagcaggcaggcaggagaTCCGCTGACACAGCGCCGAGTCCCCAGTGGCGGAATTCTCCAGTTCCTGCAGGGCCCGGATTAACTCTGCCGTCTGAGAGTGAGGGGTAGAaaaagagggaagggggagagtgaggaagaatgggagaagagaaggaagaaatGACAGATGGGGACAGACTCCCACATTGCAGTTAGAAAGCAGGCCAAACATCCGAGAAAATAACAAAGAAACTTCTTAACGCCATGCGgatacaaaaaaaacaaaaaacataaaGTGGGATACAAAGAGGTAAATGCAACAACAGAAAGAACCTCAGATCGGTTGAATGAACATAGCCATTAAACAGCCCACTCACAGTCCACGCCACCCCCCCTGTGAGGTGTTGGGTTGGCCTGTACCTGTGGGGGCTCTGCTGGGGAGCTCCGGGAGGCCATGTCCTGGTCATCCAGTTGAATTTCCTCATACGGCCTCTTCTTGGCCTTCTCTCCCACTGTGGAACATTGATACAGGGTGAGCGCTCATGTGAAGATGACAACATACTGATATGAATACTATGTCACATCCTTTGACACTGGCCATGTCTGAATACACATACTTCCGTCCGAGTAGGCCAATTGAGTACGCTATAAAAAAAAGTCTAACAGAACACAACATTGAAAATCTAGTATAAATTCAGTCACTCATTTCAGCTGAACAATAAGATACAGGGATGCGCTGCAGAAATCAACACCTCCAGGAACTTCTCATTTCCAGTAAAAAAATTACATACATACACAATGGGAATTTTCTAAAATCAAGTGTTTTAAAATGCCATGATGTTCTACCtatttcatctagtagaatttgACACACTTTTCCACAATGCATTGGAAGAGTTGGGCTGCCCTAGTGCTTGACGACTTGAAGAGAACTGAGGCTTAATAACAAAAACTAGGCTAGAGGCAGACTAGGCTAGAGGCAGACTGAGTCGGCCTATAACTCAATTCCTATTCTATTCAGAGTTTAGAGAAATGAACCAGATTGGAAGTGAGCTATTATCAGGCTGGTTAACGCAATGCACGTCTGTCAAAATGGGGGATCCACCCCCACTTAGCACTGCCCCTCATTAAGGATCCCTCTACTTTCCACCGTTCATCTTGCTctcgatcccgactagtctcccagtccctcgcgctgaaaaacatccaaagCATGCTGCTGCCTGCCA
This window of the Oncorhynchus keta strain PuntledgeMale-10-30-2019 chromosome 20, Oket_V2, whole genome shotgun sequence genome carries:
- the LOC118399609 gene encoding regulation of nuclear pre-mRNA domain-containing protein 1A-like isoform X1; its protein translation is MSAFSEAALEKKLSELSNSQQSVQTLSLWLIHHRKHSKTIVNVWFNELKKAKVSRKLTFLYLANDVIQNSKKKGPEFTQDFAPVIVDSFKHVSRDGEDGCKKQLGRVLSIWQERAVYENNLLDQLSHVLLGEKAKKRPYEEIQLDDQDMASRSSPAEPPQTAELIRALQELENSATGDSALCQRISCLPAEVLDTSLLHRITDKEQGERLSRLVEEACLLLADNSGRLAAEVDDRRQLTRMLTLFLHSQRDGLAQNEQKLEEYKRKLARVTQVRKELRTRLNNLPDLSLLPSVTSGHLHLPSSGVELYDPTA
- the LOC118399609 gene encoding regulation of nuclear pre-mRNA domain-containing protein 1A-like isoform X2; the protein is MSAFSEAALEKKLSELSNSQQSVQTLSLWLIHHRKHSKTIVNVWFNELKKAKVSRKLTFLYLANDVIQNSKKKGPEFTQDFAPVIVDSFKHVSRDGEDGCKKQLGRVLSIWQERAVYENNLLDQLSHVLLGEKAKKRPYEEIQLDDQDMASRSSPAEPPQTAELIRALQELENSATGDSALCQRISCLPAEVLDTSLLHRITDKEQGERLSRLVEEACLLLADNSGRLAAEVDDRRQLTRMLTLFLHSQRDGLAQNEQKLEEVGKIKYSGQCICSSTNLL